From the Burkholderia glumae LMG 2196 = ATCC 33617 genome, one window contains:
- the alc gene encoding allantoicase has translation MAIPLLDPNAPEFTRRYVNLADPRLGAQALEASDDFFAPKERMLNPEPAVFIPGKYDDHGKWMDGWETRRKRTAGYDWCVVKLARPGVIKGLDLDTSHFTGNFPPAASVEACRAAEGAPNQDTRWVEIVPSTTLQGNQHHYVEVADAAPYTHLRINIYPDGGIARLRVYGQPQLDWSGAARDELFDLAAMENGGYLVAANNQHFGLASTILLPGRGVNMGDGWETRRRREPGNDWAIVALARPGVIRRIEVDTAHFKGNYPDRCSIQAAYVKGGTDSSLVTQAMFWPELLGEQKLQMDKQHHFEAELAALGPVTHVRLNIIPDGGVSRLRLWGTLAQ, from the coding sequence ATGGCCATTCCGCTGCTCGACCCCAACGCTCCCGAATTCACGCGCCGCTATGTGAATCTCGCCGATCCGCGTCTCGGGGCGCAGGCGCTCGAGGCGAGCGACGATTTCTTCGCGCCGAAGGAGCGCATGCTGAATCCGGAGCCGGCGGTGTTCATCCCTGGCAAGTACGATGACCACGGCAAATGGATGGACGGCTGGGAAACGCGCCGCAAGCGCACCGCCGGCTACGACTGGTGCGTGGTCAAGCTCGCGCGGCCCGGCGTGATCAAGGGGCTCGACCTCGACACCAGCCACTTCACCGGCAATTTCCCGCCGGCCGCCTCGGTCGAGGCCTGTCGGGCGGCCGAGGGCGCGCCGAACCAGGACACGCGCTGGGTCGAGATCGTGCCCTCGACCACCCTGCAGGGCAATCAGCACCACTATGTCGAGGTGGCCGACGCCGCGCCCTACACGCACCTGCGCATCAACATCTATCCGGACGGCGGCATCGCGCGGCTGCGTGTATACGGGCAGCCGCAGCTCGACTGGAGCGGCGCGGCGCGCGACGAGCTGTTCGATCTGGCCGCGATGGAGAACGGCGGCTATCTGGTGGCCGCCAACAACCAGCATTTCGGCCTCGCCTCGACGATCCTGCTGCCGGGCCGCGGCGTGAACATGGGCGACGGCTGGGAGACGCGGCGCCGCCGCGAGCCCGGCAACGACTGGGCGATCGTGGCGCTCGCGCGGCCCGGCGTGATCCGCAGGATCGAGGTCGACACGGCCCACTTCAAGGGCAACTATCCGGACCGCTGCTCGATCCAGGCCGCGTATGTGAAGGGCGGCACCGACAGCTCGCTGGTCACGCAGGCGATGTTCTGGCCCGAGCTGCTCGGCGAGCAGAAGCTGCAAATGGACAAGCAGCATCATTTCGAGGCGGAGCTGGCCGCGCTTGGCCCCGTCACGCACGTGCGGCTCAACATCATCCCGGACGGCGGCGTGTCGCGTCTGCGCCTCTGGGGCACGCTCGCCCAATGA
- a CDS encoding ureidoglycolate lyase: MKTLAIEALTRAAFAPFGDVIETAGATRIPINLGTTTRFHDLARIDVADGGGRPLVNLFRGEPRALPFEVTMLERHPLGSQAFLPLDARPYLVVVAPAGELDPARIRAFVTHGWQGVNYAKGVWHHPLIALGQTSDFIVVDRGGEGVNLDETALDESLWLTDAALHHVTA; this comes from the coding sequence ATGAAGACGCTCGCCATCGAGGCGCTGACGCGCGCCGCGTTCGCGCCGTTCGGCGACGTGATCGAGACCGCCGGGGCGACGCGGATTCCGATCAATCTCGGCACCACCACCCGCTTCCACGATCTCGCCAGGATCGACGTGGCCGACGGCGGCGGCCGGCCGCTCGTCAACCTGTTTCGCGGCGAGCCGCGCGCGCTGCCGTTCGAGGTGACGATGCTCGAGCGCCACCCGCTCGGCAGCCAGGCGTTCCTGCCGCTCGACGCACGGCCCTATCTGGTGGTGGTGGCGCCGGCCGGCGAGCTCGATCCCGCGAGGATCCGCGCATTCGTCACGCACGGCTGGCAGGGCGTGAACTATGCGAAGGGCGTTTGGCACCATCCGCTGATCGCGCTCGGCCAGACCAGCGATTTCATCGTCGTCGATCGCGGCGGCGAGGGCGTGAACCTGGACGAGACGGCGCTCGACGAATCGCTCTGGCTCACCGACGCCGCCCTGCATCACGTGACGGCCTGA
- a CDS encoding EAL domain-containing protein, translating to MQHNLFFRLLGRLRVGRKLLLIYLLDLSAVVYISGILIHEKYLSIDFSQKEIVGNAYLATVREALVEVATLGADGRLAMPEVARTEAALAAAERQYGTGLQSGELNARLRAALDALAHAPPANRAAAVRDAFAACRDLITRVGNQSNLILDPDLDSYYSMSLAVLRYPALLDAVDGIGQRLREGAVTARVRRELSTRYLVLEGQLDAVAQGLRSDFAEAGAANAGVQRVLAAPTGQLLEAIEIYRDAARQAVAAGGADAAARAAADAAQQALVALAGDAWRATGAELDALLRARVSALFSRMWLHLGTALFLLCGILSMVYLVAQQISRPLRQLARVMDTVRRTGDHGQRAAWHSQDEIGQLVSGFNDMLAQLDHERDVQKELAASARAAQAQHALVEATPVPMMVTSVPGHEVLHANHPALYWLNGCTSDPWASGLDSAVRARFFQQLSDRNAVDQFEVRWMASEEPTWAMLSARRLEFQGRDAVLTAFTPINQIKLMEKRLELWAKVFEASSEAILILDSERRLLTANASFYRATGYRAEKIAGTLPEFIVASGGEQPLISRLAALVDISSVWNGEAVVRRRAGGDYPAWLMISAVRDKHGAVSHYICTLIDITDRKKSEARIRFLAEHDVLTELPNRALFTRRLGAAIEQARHDRGRVAVLFIDLDRFKDINDTFGHHAGDGLLRSVSQRLLQSVRAGDTVSRLGGDEFTVLLGGAGSAADVAHLLDERLLPLMQEPHQIGGMTLQVACSIGIALYPDHGEDIETLMQNADAAMYRAKSSGRNLVKFFSPEMAESARHRLELETHLRTSVERRELWLEYQPCVQAATGELLSVEALLRWQHPHLGRVPPSQFIPIAEETRLIVPIGTWVIDEACRQIARWRAAGLPEIRVSINLSVVQLRDDAQLVDKLHDSLAAHDVRPDSLELEITETELMESVDHYLDTVNEIRALGVKLSLDDFGTGYSSLSYLHRFPLDRLKIDRAFVNGRLGAPADLAVIRAIVELGHELGLRVVAEGVEQAHEANALRRIGCDELQGFYYAKPMSNDALEQWLRARAAPCVSEAL from the coding sequence ATGCAACACAACCTGTTCTTTCGACTGCTCGGGCGCTTGCGGGTCGGCCGCAAGCTGCTGCTGATCTACCTGCTCGATCTGAGCGCGGTCGTCTATATCAGCGGCATCCTGATTCACGAGAAGTACCTATCGATCGATTTCTCGCAAAAGGAGATCGTCGGCAACGCCTACCTGGCCACCGTGCGCGAGGCGCTCGTGGAAGTGGCCACGCTCGGCGCCGACGGACGCCTCGCGATGCCGGAGGTGGCACGCACCGAGGCCGCGCTGGCCGCCGCCGAACGACAGTACGGCACGGGGCTGCAAAGCGGCGAACTGAACGCGCGCCTGCGCGCCGCGCTCGACGCGCTGGCCCACGCGCCGCCCGCGAATCGCGCGGCGGCCGTGCGCGACGCGTTCGCGGCCTGCCGTGATCTGATCACGCGGGTGGGCAACCAGTCGAACCTGATCCTCGACCCCGATCTCGACAGCTATTACTCGATGTCGCTGGCCGTGCTGCGCTACCCCGCGCTGCTCGACGCGGTGGACGGCATCGGCCAGCGCCTGCGCGAAGGCGCCGTCACCGCCCGGGTGCGGCGCGAGCTGAGCACACGCTATCTCGTGCTCGAGGGCCAGCTCGACGCGGTCGCGCAGGGGCTGCGCTCCGATTTCGCCGAGGCCGGCGCGGCCAACGCCGGCGTGCAGCGCGTGCTCGCCGCGCCGACCGGGCAGCTGCTGGAGGCGATCGAAATCTACCGCGACGCGGCGCGCCAGGCGGTGGCCGCGGGCGGCGCCGACGCCGCCGCGCGCGCGGCCGCCGACGCGGCCCAGCAGGCGCTGGTCGCGCTCGCGGGCGACGCCTGGCGCGCCACCGGCGCCGAACTCGACGCGCTGCTGCGCGCGCGCGTGAGCGCGCTGTTCTCGCGCATGTGGCTGCACCTCGGCACGGCGCTGTTCCTGCTCTGCGGCATTCTCTCCATGGTCTATCTGGTGGCGCAGCAGATCTCGCGGCCGCTGCGCCAGCTCGCGCGCGTGATGGACACCGTGCGCCGCACCGGCGACCATGGCCAGCGCGCCGCGTGGCACAGCCAGGACGAGATCGGCCAGCTCGTCAGCGGGTTCAACGACATGCTCGCCCAGCTCGACCACGAGCGCGACGTGCAGAAGGAGCTCGCCGCCAGCGCGCGCGCCGCGCAGGCGCAGCACGCGCTGGTGGAGGCCACGCCGGTGCCGATGATGGTGACCTCCGTGCCCGGCCACGAGGTGCTGCACGCCAACCATCCGGCGCTCTACTGGCTCAACGGCTGCACCTCGGACCCGTGGGCCTCGGGACTCGATTCGGCGGTGCGCGCGCGCTTCTTCCAGCAGCTCTCCGACCGCAACGCCGTCGACCAGTTCGAGGTGCGCTGGATGGCGAGCGAGGAACCCACCTGGGCCATGCTGTCGGCGCGCCGCCTCGAATTCCAGGGGCGCGACGCGGTGCTCACTGCGTTTACGCCGATCAACCAGATCAAGCTGATGGAAAAACGCCTCGAATTGTGGGCGAAAGTGTTCGAGGCGTCGTCGGAGGCGATCCTGATCCTCGACAGCGAGCGCCGCCTGCTGACCGCGAACGCCTCGTTCTATCGCGCCACCGGCTATCGCGCCGAGAAGATCGCCGGCACGCTGCCCGAGTTCATCGTGGCGAGCGGCGGCGAGCAGCCGCTGATATCGCGGCTCGCGGCGCTGGTGGACATCTCGAGCGTCTGGAACGGCGAAGCCGTGGTGCGCCGGCGCGCGGGCGGCGACTATCCGGCCTGGCTCATGATCAGCGCGGTGCGCGACAAGCACGGCGCGGTGTCGCATTACATCTGCACGCTGATCGACATCACCGACCGCAAGAAGAGCGAGGCGCGCATCCGGTTCCTCGCCGAACACGACGTGCTCACCGAGCTACCCAACCGCGCGCTGTTTACCAGGCGCCTAGGTGCCGCAATCGAGCAGGCGCGGCACGACCGCGGCCGGGTGGCGGTGCTGTTCATCGACCTCGATCGCTTCAAGGACATCAACGACACGTTCGGCCATCACGCCGGCGACGGGCTGCTGCGCTCGGTCTCGCAGCGGCTGCTGCAATCGGTGCGCGCGGGCGACACCGTGAGCCGGCTCGGCGGCGACGAATTCACGGTCCTGCTCGGCGGCGCGGGCAGCGCGGCCGACGTGGCGCACCTGCTCGACGAGCGGCTGCTGCCGCTCATGCAGGAGCCGCACCAGATCGGCGGCATGACGCTGCAGGTGGCATGCAGCATCGGCATCGCGCTGTATCCGGACCACGGCGAGGACATCGAGACGCTGATGCAGAACGCCGATGCCGCGATGTACCGCGCCAAATCGAGCGGCCGCAATCTCGTCAAGTTCTTCTCGCCCGAGATGGCCGAAAGCGCGCGCCACCGCCTGGAACTCGAGACCCATCTGCGCACCTCGGTGGAGCGCCGCGAGCTGTGGCTCGAATACCAGCCCTGCGTGCAGGCCGCGACGGGCGAGCTGCTGAGCGTGGAGGCGCTGCTGCGCTGGCAGCATCCGCATCTGGGCAGGGTGCCGCCCTCGCAGTTCATCCCGATCGCGGAGGAAACACGCCTCATCGTGCCGATCGGCACCTGGGTGATCGACGAGGCCTGCCGCCAGATCGCACGCTGGCGCGCCGCGGGCCTGCCCGAGATCCGCGTGTCGATCAACCTCTCGGTGGTGCAGCTGCGCGACGACGCGCAACTGGTCGACAAGCTGCACGACAGCCTGGCGGCCCACGACGTCAGGCCTGACAGCCTCGAGCTCGAAATCACCGAAACCGAGCTGATGGAGAGCGTCGATCACTATCTCGACACCGTCAACGAGATCCGCGCGCTCGGCGTGAAGCTCTCGCTCGACGATTTCGGCACCGGCTATTCGAGCCTCAGCTACCTGCACCGCTTCCCGCTCGACCGGCTCAAGATCGACCGCGCGTTCGTCAACGGCAGGCTCGGGGCGCCCGCCGATCTCGCCGTGATCCGCGCCATCGTCGAACTCGGCCACGAGCTGGGCTTGCGCGTGGTGGCCGAAGGCGTCGAGCAGGCGCACGAGGCGAACGCGCTCAGGCGGATCGGCTGCGACGAGTTGCAGGGCTTCTACTACGCCAAGCCGATGTCGAACGACGCGCTCGAGCAATGGCTCAGGGCGCGCGCCGCGCCGTGCGTGAGCGAGGCGCTCTGA